TTTTATTCGATGCTTGGAGGCTACTGCATCAAATATACAATAGCAAACATCGGTGACTTCTTTGGCGCTTCATGGGGTGTAAATGGGGCTGATTCTGCAGCTTTCTTTAAGGGCTTTTACACAGACCCTGTTCAGACAGTTGCATTCACAGTAATATTCGTATTCCTGACAGTTTTAATCACAAGTGTAGGAGTATCCAAGGGAATAGAGAAATTCTCAGCTATAGCTATGCCAGCGCTCTTTGTAATGCTTTGCATAGTTATCGTAAGAAGTGTAACCCTACCAGGTGCATCTGAAGGACTTGCGTTTGTTTTTAAGCCTAACTTTGATGTATTCAAGGGAACAGGCTGGATAAGCGTGCTAGCTAGCGCTAGTGGACAGATGTTCTTCTCACTATCGCTTGGTATGGCTATCATGGTTACGTACGGTTCTTATATGAAGAAGAACGAGGATCTACAGGAGAATGCAGTTATAATCCCTATCGCAGATACGCTAATTGCAGTGATGGCTGGTGTTGCAATCATGCCTGCAGTATTTGCTTCAGGTCAGGATCCAGCAGCTGGTCCTGGACTTCTATTTATCACACTTCAGACAGTGTTCTCAGCTATGGGTTCGCTCGGTCCGGTGTTTGGAACACTTTTTTATGGACTTGTATTCATAGCAGCAATAACTTCATCCATATCGCTCGTTGAAGCAGTAAGCTCAGCTATTATGGATAGAGCAATCGAGAAGAACAAACCAGTTAATAGAACTAAGATAAGCCTTGCAGTAGGTGTCTTCATAGCTCTAGAGGGAGCTCTTGTAGCAGTTGACTCGCTAGGAGAGAGTAGTCTTCCACATCCACTAGGACTTGGTTCCTTGCTTGACTTTTTTGATTTATTCTCAGAGGGTATATTTATGCCTATAGCGGCACTACTTACAGCTGTAATCTTTGGATGGATTAAGCCAGGCTGGCTCGATGCAGAAATCGAAAATAAGGGAACGGACAATGAGAAGAAGTTTAAAATGAAGGGCTACTACCAGTTCTGTCTAAAATGGATAGTTCCACCGATCATGATTCTCGTGTTAGCCGGACAGATGGACAGCTTCTTCGGCTTAAATTTGTTTAAATAAATAAAGTTAAGATAAACACTATATATAAGATGGCTCAGCATATGCGGGGCCATTTTTTATTGCATCAAAGCAAGAAGATGAATAAAACTATTTAGAAAATTTTCTAAATAGCTATTGACTTTTGTATTTGATAGGACTATATTCTATTTAGATAATTATCTAAATAATAGAAAGGAAGGTGGTTGGAGTATGGCTTTTGCTGAGACCTTTAAGGCTTTATCAGATCCAGAAAGAAGAAAAATTCTAGAGCTTCTTAAAGCAGGGCCCATGTCCGCAGGTGAGATAGCATCAAATTTTGATACAACTGGAGCAACCATTTCATATCACCTGAAGGTGCTTAAAAAGGCAGATCTGATATTTGAGACTAAAGAAAAAAACTATATCTACTATCAATTAAACGTATCTATTCTGGAAGAAGTTATGCTTTGGATAACAAATTTGAAGGAGGACGGATCAAATGTTAGTAAGGGATAGAAGAACCACAATTTTGACAAGTATATTGATTTTGCTACCTTTATTAGCAGGATTGCTATCATGGAATAAACATGCAAGCAGTATCGCTTTTTCGGTAGATTTAAATTTTATGACCGTAGACTTTAGCGATAAATTTATGGGAGTTATCGTAATGCCACTTGCAGTTCTATTTTTCCATTTGCTTTTGGCAATACAATTATCTAAGTCACCAAGTAGGAAGGCTATTGGAAAGATGTATACTCTCATCATATGCGTAGATCCATTAATATCTATATGGATATCGTATATTATATATCCATATATTTTAGGAATTAAAATAGATCCGTCCTTACTTACGGACCTATTGGTCGGTGTATTTCTCATAACTGGTGGAAATTATTACCCTAAGATCAAAAGAAATGGTGCTTTAGGGATGAAGTTTCCATGGACATGTGCAAATGAAGAAAACTGGAATAGAACCCATCATCTAGCTGGAATCCTATATATGTTATTAGGAATGTATACGATTATGAGAAGGTTTATACATCTGCCTGATAGCCCAGCGATTATAGGTATTGCTATACTTCTAGTGATTATAGTTTCGGCGGGATACTCATATTTCCTACATGTTAAAAAGAATTTATAAATCCTTTACGTTGTGGATAACGAATTTGAAGGAGGACGGATCAAATGTCAAATATGAAGACGAATAAAAAGACTTTAATTCTGACAAGTATTGTTATATTACTACCTATTTTAGTAGGAATGCTGCTTTGGAATAAGCTTCCTGATTCTATGGCTGTACATTTTAATTTTGATAATGAAGCAGATGGCTATAGAGAAAAATGGTTTGCAGTTATAATAGCGCCATTTATTCTATTAGCAGTGCATCTAATTATGGCAATGATAATAGCTGCAGATTCTCGCAAGAAAAATATCAGTAGCAAAGTTTATCGGATTAATATGTGGATTCTTCCATCTTTATCATTAGCCTTGACTGCCGTTATCTATATATATAATCTAGGGATACATTTTAATATTAGTTTGTTTTTAGGCATATTTTTAGGAATTACATACATAATCATAGGAAATTACCTACCTAAGACTAGGCAGAATTATACCATCGGTTGTTTACTACCGTGGACATATGCTAACGAGGAAAATTGGAATAAAACTAATAGGCTAGCAGGTGTGATAAATATAATTATAGGCATTCTAGTAATTATAAATGCAGCTATAGGAATGTTTGATATTTTCTATAGCTTCCTTGCGGCTGTGCTTATAGGAAATCTGATTCCATTAGGATACTCATACTTTCTACATGTTAAAAAAGGTCTGTAAAATGCCAAATAAAATATATCATAATCAGCAAGATAAAGCTCAGAGAAATCTGGGCTTTTTTAGTCCGAATTACTTCGAAATTATTGACATTAAAATGCTTTTGTGTTAGTATTTCTATAATCTTTAATACGATACAGAGAGATCGGCAAGATTGGAATATATATACTCATAACGTGCCCTGTGCATGATGTTTTTGTATACTCACCTTGTCGTCGGCAAGGTTTTTTTATTGCAAGACGAAGGGTTTGTTTCAAAATAGAATATATTCCAAGGGTTAGGAATCGAAAGGAAGACCAATGACTCTAAATAACACAAAGCTATATATGCTAAATAAAGAAGAAGTAATAGAAGCTGTAGAAAAGACTGCTGATAGTAGCCTTAACTGCGAGCTTTTTGATGATTCTCGCTACGCTATTTTTCCCGGTTTTTGCGATGTGCATGTGCATTTTCGTGAGCCGGGTTTTTCATATAAGGAAACTATAGGAACGGGAAGCAGGTCGGCAGCTGCAGGCGGATACACAGATGTTTGCACAATGCCAAACCTAAAGCCAGTGCCAGACAGTTTGCCACACCTTAAACAGCAGCTAGATATCATCAAAAGAGATGCAGTAATAAATGTTCATCCTTACGGAGCTATAAGCGTTGAAGAAAAGGGTGAGAAGCTTGCGGATATGGAAGCTATGGCGCCTTATGCAATTTCGTTTTCTGATGATGGAAGAGGAATTCAGGACGAGTCTCTCATGAGAGAGGCTATGTATCAGGTGAAAGAGCTAGGTAAGATTTTAGTAGCACACTGCGAGGTGGAGAGCCTAGTTAAAGGCGGATATATTCACGATGGTGAGTATGCACGGCAGAATAATCACCTTGGAATCTGCAGCGAGAGTGAATGGCGTGAGGTTGAGCGTGATATCAAGCTGGCTGATGAGACAGGATGCCCGTTCCATGCCTGCCATATTTCTAGTAAGGAGAGCGTTGAGCTCATAAGAGATGCAAAGAAGAGCGGCGTGGATGTTACATGCGAAACAGCACCTCACTACTTGATAATGAATGACATGGGCCTAAAGGAAGATGGCTGGTATAAGATGAATCCTCCGATCAGATCAAGACAGGATCAGGAGGCTTTGATAGAAGGAATCCTAGATGGAAGCGTGGATATGATTGCAACTGACCATGCGCCCCATACCCTAGATGAGAAGAACAAGGGGCTTAAGGATAGCTACTTCGGTATAGTTGGTCTAGAAACTGCGTTTCCACTGCTATATACGAAGCTAGTGCTTGAGGGAGTTTTGAGCTTAGAGCAATTGATAAAGCTTATGACTAAGGCTCCGCGTGAGCGCTTTGGAATAAAGAGAGCGGCTTCTGACTTTACAATCTTTGATCTTGAGAAGGAATATGAGATTCGCTCAGATGAGTTCCTGACAAAGGGAAGAGCGATGCCTTTTGAGGGAGAAAAGGTTAAGGGACAGTGCATGCTTACGCTCTGCAACGGCAAGATAGCATATTGCAGATAATAGCATGGCAAACTAGAGAGTAAATAATTCAAATTCATATATATTTTTGGAGGTATAAAATGGCAAAGAGAACAGATATCAAAAAAGTACTTATCATCGGTTCAGGTCCTATCGTAATCGGACAGGCTGCTGAATTTGACTACGCGGGCACACAGGCTTGCCTAGCGCTCAAGGAAGAGGGCTACGAAGTAGTTCTAGTAAATTCAAACCCTGCAACTATAATGACGGATACGACGATAGCGGACAAGGTTTACATGGAGCCTTTGACACTGGAATATGTGGCAAAGATTCTTCGTTACGAAAGACCAGACGCAATTCTTCCTGCCATAGGCGGACAGACAGGACTAAATCTTGCCATGCAGCTAGACAGAAAGGGCGTGCTTAAGGAGTGCGATGTAAAGCTTCTAGGAACGAGCATCAGAAGTATTGAACGAGCTGAGGACAGAGAGCTATTTAAGGAACTCTGTCAGTCAATTGGAGAGCCAACAATCCCATCAGAAATCACCTATAATCTAGATGAGGCTAAGGAAGCGGCTAAGAAGATTGGATATCCAGTAGTTTTAAGACCTGCATTCACACTCGGCGGAACAGGCGGCGGTTTTGCTCATAATGAAGAGGAGCTAGACGAGCTTGGAACAAATGCTTTTAAGCTATCACCGGTTCATCAGGTTTTGATAGAAAAGAGTGTTAAGGGATACAAGGAGATTGAGTTTGAGGTAATGCGTGACTCTGAGGACAATGCGATTACCATCTGCGGAATGGAAAACATTGACCCTGTGGGTGTGCACACCGGAGATTCTATGGTTGTAGCACCAATCATGACTCTTTCAGACCACGACCTAAAGATGCTAAACGACAGTGCTATAAAGATTATAAGAGAACTTGAGATTGAAGGTGGTTGTAACGTACAGTTTGCTCTAGATCCTAACTCGAGCAAGTACTTCTTGATAGAGGTAAACCCACGCGTATCTCGCTCATCAGCTCTTGCATCAAAGGCCAGCGGATATCCAATTGCTAGGGTTACAGCAAAGATTGCTATGGGAATGCTCCTTAAAGATATAGAGGTAGCAAATACAACAGCTGCTTTTGAGCCAGTGCTCGACTATGTTGTTGCAAAGCTTCCAAGATTCCCATTTGATAAGTTTGCTAGCGCATCAAATGAGCTAGGTACTCAGATGAAGGCAACTGGTGAGGTTATGGGTATAGGTTCAAACCTTGCAGAGTGTCTTCTCAAGTCAGTTCGCTCACTTGAAATCGGTGTTGACCATTTCAGAATGAATAAGTTTGTTGAGATGTCAAATGAGGACATGCTCGAGTACATAAAGACATTTAGAGACGATGCAATCTTTGCAGTTTGTGAGCTTCTAAGAAGAGATATAGATGTTTCAACTATTGCTAAAATCACGATGATTACGCCATACTTTGTAGAAACATTTGCAGATATGGTTAAGATGGAGAGAAAGCTTGCAGAAAACAAGGGCAATATGGATGTACTTCTTGAGGCAAAGAAGATGGGCTTTGGAGACATCGAAGTTGCTAGACAGTGGGGCATGGAAGAGCTTGATGTTTTCAAGTTAAGATGGGAAAACAGAATGCTCCCTGTTTATAGAATGGTAGATACATGCCACACAGGAGCATATATCCCATACTTCTATTCATCATATAGCGGAAAGAACGATTCCATAGTAACCGATAAGAAGAAAATCTTCGTGCTAGGTGCTGGTCCTATAAGAATTGGACAGGGTGTAGAGTTCGACTACTCGACAGTTCACGCAGTTCAGACCATAAGAAAAGAAGGCTATGAGGCTATTATCATAAACAATAACCCTGAGACTGTTTCAACAGACTACACAACGGCTGATAAGCTCTATTTTGAGCCTTTGACACCTGAAGATGTTATGAACATAATCGCTCTTGAAAATCCAGAAGGAGTTATCGCTTCACTAGGTGGACAGACAGCTATTAATCTAGCCCAGCCACTAGAGGATAGAGGTGTTAAGATTATCGGAACTGACTGCGAGGCTATCGAAAGAGCTGAGAACAGAGACAGCTTTGAAAGAGTTCTCGTAGATCTAAATATTCCACAGCCAAGAGGAAAGGCTGTAACAGATATCGAAGAGGGTATCAAAACTGCAGAGGCTGTTGGATATCCAGTACTTGTAAGACCAAGCTTTGTTCTTGGCGGAAGAGCTATGCAGATAGTTGCAGATGAAAATCAGCTCAGACACTATCTAAAGACTGCAGTAGAAATAGACAATGACAAGCCAGTTCTAGTAGATAAGTACATCCAGGGCAAGGAAGTTGAAGTAGATGCAATCTGCGATGGCAGAGATGTTTTCGTCCCAGGTATAATGGAGCTCGTTGAGAGAACAGGTATTCACTCAGGAGACTCAATCAGCGTATATCCTACTTTTAGCATATCCGATAAGGTTAAGGGAATCATCCTTCAGTATGCGAAGAAGCTAGGACTAGGCATTGGAATCATAGGACTTTATAACATTCAGTTCATCGTAGATGAAGAGGAGAATGTATTTATCATCGAGGTTAATCCGCGCTCATCAAGAACCGTACCTTTCCTATCAAAGGCAACTGGATATAGCCTTGCAGACATTGCGACAGAGGTTATATTGGGCAAGAGCCTCAAGGAGCAGGGATTCTTTGATATCTATCCTGAGGAGAAGAAGAGATACTATGTAAAGGCACCTGTATTCTCATTCAACAAGATAAAGGGACTAGATGCTTACCTCTCACCTGAGATGAAGTCTACTGGTGAGGCAATCGGATACGATAACAAGCTAAACAGAGCGCTATATAAGGCGCTTCAGGCTTCGGGAATGCACCTTCAGAACTACGGAACTGTATTTGCAACGATTGCTGATAAGGATAAGGATGAGGCACTTCCTTTGATAAAGAGATTCTATAACCTAGGATTCAATATTGAGGCAACTGAGGGAACTGCTCTTTACTTAAAGGAAAATGGAATCAGAACGAGAATGCTGAGAAAAATCAGTGAGGGAAGCCACGAGATACTAGATTCAATACATCAGGGCCACATGGCATATGTTTTGAATACTAAGGATATCGGCTCATTCGGACAGGAGAGCGATGGTCACAAGATTAGACGTTCAGCAACGGAAAACAATGTAACCATGCTAACTTCACTGGATACAGTTAGAGTTCTGCTCGATGTACTTGAGGAAATGACACTGACGATTTCAACGATAGATGCGTAATTACACTCCTTGATGAAAATATGAGGGTCTTAGGGGTGCGGTGGCGTGCCCCTAGGAAGACCCGATATATGCAAGATCAAAGAGTATATGAGGTATAAAATGCAGCAAAGGATTTTGAAGATAGTCGAAAACAAGAAGCTAAGCGAGGGCATTTATAGAATGAGACTCGCAGGCGATGTTTCGGCTATAACAGCTCCAGGACAATTTATAAATATCAAGCTCAAGGGATTTTTCCTACGCAGACCGATTTCAATCTGCGACCTCGGAGAGGACGAGCTGACTATAATATACAAGATAATGGGTAGAGGAACAGCTAAGCTCAGCGAGTATGAGGCCGGCGAGGAGCTAGACGTTCTCGTTGGGCTAGGCAATGGATATTCGCTTTCGGAGGCTGGAGGCGAGCCGCTTTTGATAGGCGGAGGTGTCGGTATTCCGCCCCTTTACCTTCTTGCGAAGAGGCTGGTTTCAGAGGGGAAGAAGGTAAAGGTTCTGCTTGGTTTCAACAAAGCTGAGGATATGTTCTATGTGGACGAGTTCTCAAAGCTTGCTGATGAGCTTGTAATTACGACAGCTGATGGAAGCTACGGAATTAAGGGCTTTGTTGATAAGCCTATCGCAGATATAAAGCACAGCTATATCTACACTTGTGGTCCTGAGGCGATGCTAAAATCCGTATATGCTGCAAGTCCCGGAAGCGGACAGTTTAGCTTTGAGGAGAGAATGGGCTGCGGCTTTGGTGCTTGCATGGGTTGTTCATGTAGGACTTTGACAGGTAATAAGAGAATCTGTAAGGAAGGTCCTGTTATGAGAAAGGAGGAAATACTGTGGTAAATACAAAAGTTAAGCTTTGCAGCATAGAGATTGATAACCCGGTAATTCCTGCTAGTGGAACCTTTGGATATGGATATGAGTTCGCAGAGATATATGATATAAACATACTCGGAAGCTTTTCATGTAAGGGAACGACAGGCGAGGAAAGGTTTGGTAACCCTACTCCTAGAATTGCTGAGACCGAAGGCGGAATGATTAACTCCGTAGGTCTTCAAAACCCTGGTGTTGATAGGGTAATATCAGAGGAACTTCCGAAGTTAAGGGAATGCTTTGATAAGAAAATTGTAGCGAATGTAAGCGGATTTTCAATAGACGAATATGTAGAGACTGCGGGAAAGATGGCTGTTCAGGATGAGGTAGGATGGCTTGAGATTAACATCAGCTGCCCAAATGTTCACGGCGGCGGAATGTCCTTTGGTACTGATGCTTCATGTGCTGCTGATGTGACAAGAGCGGTTAAGAGAGTGAGTGATAAACCAGTTATTATGAAGCTCTCGCCGAATGTAACTGATATTGTGGAGATTGCAAGGGCTTGTGAGGATGCTGGTGCAGATGCGGTTGCTTTGATAAATACTCTGCAAGCTATGAGACTAGACCTTAAGACTAGAAAGCCTGTACTTGCAAATGTCATGGGCGGTCTTTCGGGAAGCGCGGTATTTCCAGTAGCTCTAAGAATGGTATACCAGGTCGCTAAAGCTGTTAAGATTCCTGTAGTAGGCATGGGTGGAATAACTACAAGTGAAGATGTGCTTGAGATGATGATGGCAGGTGCAACGGCTGTAGAGGTTGGTGCAGCAAATTTGGTTAATCCTTTTGCATGTAAGGAAATCATTGAAGGTTTACCTTCTGCTATGGAAAAGTACGGAATAAAAGATTTGAATGAAATAATAGGAGCGGCGATTTAATGGGAAGAGATGTAATAATAGCATGTGATTTTTCAAGCAAGCGTGAGACCTTAGATTTTCTAGAGAAATTCGGGGAGCTTCGTCCCTTTGTTAAGATAGGCATGGAGCTTTACTATGCTGAGGGACCTGATATGGTCAGGGAGCTAAAAGCTAGAGGGCACAAGGTATTCGTCGACCTAAAGGTTCATGACATACCTAATACTGCGGCAAGTGCGATGAGAGTCTTAGGTGGACTAGGCGCAGACATTGTCAATGTACATGCAGCTGGAACAAAGAGAATGATGGAGGCTGCTAAGGCTGGACTTGAGGAAGGCTACGAGAGCTTCTGTGAAAGAGAAGGAAAGAAGGCTGATAAGCCACTTCTGATAGCGGTAACTCAGCTTACATCTACAGATGAAGAGGCCATGAAGCACGACCTTTTGATAGAAAAGCCACTTGTTGATGTTGTCTTACACTATGCTAAGATGACTAAAGAGGCTGGTCTTGACGGCGTTGTCTGCTCTGCTCAGGAGGCTGAGGGAATACACGGCGCGTGCGGAGATGATTTTGTAACTGTAACTCCGGGAATTCGCTTTGCTGATTCACAAAAGGGAGATCAGAAGCGAGTTATGACACCTGCTGAGGCTAATAAAATCGGCTCTGACTACATAGTTGTGGGAAGGCCTATTACTCAGGCTGAGGACGTTGTTTCAGCATACGAGAGATGCTGCAAGGAGTTTATCGGATAGATATAGGAAGTGAGGAAGAAATGAGCAAAGTTATGAGAGAAAAAGATGTAGCAAAGGGCTTGCTTTCAATCAAAGCGGTTTTCTTTAGACCAGATGAGCCATTTACATGGGCGAGCGGCATCAAAAGCCCAGTTTACTGTGATAATAGACTTACGCTAACAGCACCAGAGGTTAGAACTTTGATAGAAAACTCCATCGCAGATGTAATCAGGGAAGAGTATCCTGAGGCTGATGTAATTATGGGAACTGCAACAGCAGGGATCGCTCATGCGGCTATAGCAGCTCACATTCTTGGACTTCCTATGGGCTATGTTCGCTCTGGGGCAAAGGATCACGGCAGAGGAAATCAGATAGAGGGTCAGCTTAACAAGGGTGATAAGGTTGTAATAGTTGAAGACCTAATCTCAACTGGAGGAAGCGTTATCGATGCGGCTACAGCTCTTAGAAACGCAGGCGCAGAGGTTCTTGGAATCGTGAGCATTTTCACCTACGGAATGCAGAAGGGTCTAGATAGACTGGCTCAGGAAAATCTAAAGAATATTTCACTGACAAACTTTGATGTAATCAGCGAGGTTGCCGTAGACGAAAGCTACATAAGACCAGAGGATAGGGAAAGACTTATTGCTTTCAGAAATAATCCAAGCGACGAAGGATGGATAAAATAATGATGGATTTAAAGTTTTCAGATGCTTTAATATCAAATGAAAAACCAAGGAGTCTCATAGACATTGACGAGCTTAGCGTTGAAGAACTCGATGCCATGATCAAAAAAGCTTGCGACATTATGGAAAACCCGGTAAAGTACAGAAATGCCTGTGAAGGAAAGAAGCTTGCGACACTTTTCTACGAGCCGTCGACAAGGACAAGGCTTTCATTTGAGGCAGCGATGATGGAGCTAGGCGGAAATGTTTTAGGCTTTTCATCGGCTTCAAGTGCTTCTGTATCAAAGGGCGAAAGCGTTTCGGACACAGCAAAGGTGATTAGCTGCTATGCAGATATAATCGCAATGAGACATCCATACGAGGGAGCGCCTCTTGTCGCAGCAGAAAGTGCTTCAATTCCACTTATAAATGCAGGAGATGGCGGTCACGCACACCCAACACAGACCCTTGCAGATCTTTTGACCATATATAGGGAGCACGGCAGACTCGATAATATGGTTATCGGCCTATGTGGTGACCTAAAGTACGGAAGAACTGTGCATTCCTTGATAAAGGCGATGATAAGATACGAAGGGGTTAGCTTTGTTCTCATATCACCTAAGGAGCTTTCGCTTCCAGCGTATATAAAGACAGAGGTTTTAGAGAAAAATAATGTGCCTTTTGTTGAAACGACATCCCTAGAGGAGGCTATGCCAAAGCTTGATATACTCTATATGACGAGGATTCAGAGGGAGCGTTTTGATGACCTTGATGAGTACGAAAGACTCAAAGATAGCTATGTTTTGACAAGAGCAAAGCTAGCTAGCGCTAAGGAAAGCATGAGCGTTCTGCATCCGCTACCTAGGGTAAACGAAATAAGCGTTGATGTTGACGATGATCCGAGAGCGTGCTATTTTAAGCAGGCGCTATATGGAAAGTTTATGAGGATGTCGCTTATTTTGACACTTCTTGAGGGAAGTGCAGGAAC
The nucleotide sequence above comes from Eubacterium sulci ATCC 35585. Encoded proteins:
- a CDS encoding dihydroorotate oxidase, with translation MQQRILKIVENKKLSEGIYRMRLAGDVSAITAPGQFINIKLKGFFLRRPISICDLGEDELTIIYKIMGRGTAKLSEYEAGEELDVLVGLGNGYSLSEAGGEPLLIGGGVGIPPLYLLAKRLVSEGKKVKVLLGFNKAEDMFYVDEFSKLADELVITTADGSYGIKGFVDKPIADIKHSYIYTCGPEAMLKSVYAASPGSGQFSFEERMGCGFGACMGCSCRTLTGNKRICKEGPVMRKEEILW
- a CDS encoding ArsR family transcriptional regulator: MAFAETFKALSDPERRKILELLKAGPMSAGEIASNFDTTGATISYHLKVLKKADLIFETKEKNYIYYQLNVSILEEVMLWITNLKEDGSNVSKG
- a CDS encoding carbamoyl phosphate synthase large subunit, producing the protein MAKRTDIKKVLIIGSGPIVIGQAAEFDYAGTQACLALKEEGYEVVLVNSNPATIMTDTTIADKVYMEPLTLEYVAKILRYERPDAILPAIGGQTGLNLAMQLDRKGVLKECDVKLLGTSIRSIERAEDRELFKELCQSIGEPTIPSEITYNLDEAKEAAKKIGYPVVLRPAFTLGGTGGGFAHNEEELDELGTNAFKLSPVHQVLIEKSVKGYKEIEFEVMRDSEDNAITICGMENIDPVGVHTGDSMVVAPIMTLSDHDLKMLNDSAIKIIRELEIEGGCNVQFALDPNSSKYFLIEVNPRVSRSSALASKASGYPIARVTAKIAMGMLLKDIEVANTTAAFEPVLDYVVAKLPRFPFDKFASASNELGTQMKATGEVMGIGSNLAECLLKSVRSLEIGVDHFRMNKFVEMSNEDMLEYIKTFRDDAIFAVCELLRRDIDVSTIAKITMITPYFVETFADMVKMERKLAENKGNMDVLLEAKKMGFGDIEVARQWGMEELDVFKLRWENRMLPVYRMVDTCHTGAYIPYFYSSYSGKNDSIVTDKKKIFVLGAGPIRIGQGVEFDYSTVHAVQTIRKEGYEAIIINNNPETVSTDYTTADKLYFEPLTPEDVMNIIALENPEGVIASLGGQTAINLAQPLEDRGVKIIGTDCEAIERAENRDSFERVLVDLNIPQPRGKAVTDIEEGIKTAEAVGYPVLVRPSFVLGGRAMQIVADENQLRHYLKTAVEIDNDKPVLVDKYIQGKEVEVDAICDGRDVFVPGIMELVERTGIHSGDSISVYPTFSISDKVKGIILQYAKKLGLGIGIIGLYNIQFIVDEEENVFIIEVNPRSSRTVPFLSKATGYSLADIATEVILGKSLKEQGFFDIYPEEKKRYYVKAPVFSFNKIKGLDAYLSPEMKSTGEAIGYDNKLNRALYKALQASGMHLQNYGTVFATIADKDKDEALPLIKRFYNLGFNIEATEGTALYLKENGIRTRMLRKISEGSHEILDSIHQGHMAYVLNTKDIGSFGQESDGHKIRRSATENNVTMLTSLDTVRVLLDVLEEMTLTISTIDA
- a CDS encoding dihydroorotase; the protein is MTLNNTKLYMLNKEEVIEAVEKTADSSLNCELFDDSRYAIFPGFCDVHVHFREPGFSYKETIGTGSRSAAAGGYTDVCTMPNLKPVPDSLPHLKQQLDIIKRDAVINVHPYGAISVEEKGEKLADMEAMAPYAISFSDDGRGIQDESLMREAMYQVKELGKILVAHCEVESLVKGGYIHDGEYARQNNHLGICSESEWREVERDIKLADETGCPFHACHISSKESVELIRDAKKSGVDVTCETAPHYLIMNDMGLKEDGWYKMNPPIRSRQDQEALIEGILDGSVDMIATDHAPHTLDEKNKGLKDSYFGIVGLETAFPLLYTKLVLEGVLSLEQLIKLMTKAPRERFGIKRAASDFTIFDLEKEYEIRSDEFLTKGRAMPFEGEKVKGQCMLTLCNGKIAYCR
- a CDS encoding sodium:calcium symporter, with the translated sequence MENQNEKGQWGSRFGFLMAAIGSAVGLGNLWKFPYVMGKGGGFAFLFIYLIMVALVGVVILLSELALGRKTGKGVIAAYRGISQKYTFIGWMSWISPVLILGFYSMLGGYCIKYTIANIGDFFGASWGVNGADSAAFFKGFYTDPVQTVAFTVIFVFLTVLITSVGVSKGIEKFSAIAMPALFVMLCIVIVRSVTLPGASEGLAFVFKPNFDVFKGTGWISVLASASGQMFFSLSLGMAIMVTYGSYMKKNEDLQENAVIIPIADTLIAVMAGVAIMPAVFASGQDPAAGPGLLFITLQTVFSAMGSLGPVFGTLFYGLVFIAAITSSISLVEAVSSAIMDRAIEKNKPVNRTKISLAVGVFIALEGALVAVDSLGESSLPHPLGLGSLLDFFDLFSEGIFMPIAALLTAVIFGWIKPGWLDAEIENKGTDNEKKFKMKGYYQFCLKWIVPPIMILVLAGQMDSFFGLNLFK
- a CDS encoding dihydroorotate dehydrogenase; its protein translation is MVNTKVKLCSIEIDNPVIPASGTFGYGYEFAEIYDINILGSFSCKGTTGEERFGNPTPRIAETEGGMINSVGLQNPGVDRVISEELPKLRECFDKKIVANVSGFSIDEYVETAGKMAVQDEVGWLEINISCPNVHGGGMSFGTDASCAADVTRAVKRVSDKPVIMKLSPNVTDIVEIARACEDAGADAVALINTLQAMRLDLKTRKPVLANVMGGLSGSAVFPVALRMVYQVAKAVKIPVVGMGGITTSEDVLEMMMAGATAVEVGAANLVNPFACKEIIEGLPSAMEKYGIKDLNEIIGAAI
- a CDS encoding orotate phosphoribosyltransferase, with the translated sequence MREKDVAKGLLSIKAVFFRPDEPFTWASGIKSPVYCDNRLTLTAPEVRTLIENSIADVIREEYPEADVIMGTATAGIAHAAIAAHILGLPMGYVRSGAKDHGRGNQIEGQLNKGDKVVIVEDLISTGGSVIDAATALRNAGAEVLGIVSIFTYGMQKGLDRLAQENLKNISLTNFDVISEVAVDESYIRPEDRERLIAFRNNPSDEGWIK
- a CDS encoding orotidine 5'-phosphate decarboxylase (type 1 subfamily; involved in last step of pyrimidine biosynthesis; converts orotidine 5'-phosphate to UMP and carbon dioxide; OMP decarboxylase; OMPDCase; OMPdecase); translated protein: MGRDVIIACDFSSKRETLDFLEKFGELRPFVKIGMELYYAEGPDMVRELKARGHKVFVDLKVHDIPNTAASAMRVLGGLGADIVNVHAAGTKRMMEAAKAGLEEGYESFCEREGKKADKPLLIAVTQLTSTDEEAMKHDLLIEKPLVDVVLHYAKMTKEAGLDGVVCSAQEAEGIHGACGDDFVTVTPGIRFADSQKGDQKRVMTPAEANKIGSDYIVVGRPITQAEDVVSAYERCCKEFIG
- a CDS encoding aspartate carbamoyltransferase; translated protein: MMDLKFSDALISNEKPRSLIDIDELSVEELDAMIKKACDIMENPVKYRNACEGKKLATLFYEPSTRTRLSFEAAMMELGGNVLGFSSASSASVSKGESVSDTAKVISCYADIIAMRHPYEGAPLVAAESASIPLINAGDGGHAHPTQTLADLLTIYREHGRLDNMVIGLCGDLKYGRTVHSLIKAMIRYEGVSFVLISPKELSLPAYIKTEVLEKNNVPFVETTSLEEAMPKLDILYMTRIQRERFDDLDEYERLKDSYVLTRAKLASAKESMSVLHPLPRVNEISVDVDDDPRACYFKQALYGKFMRMSLILTLLEGSAGTLRDKTVAQDDKGCKCGNPKCISQIEQELPQRFKTGANGEIRCAYCDNLIERN